A part of Kitasatospora acidiphila genomic DNA contains:
- a CDS encoding S9 family peptidase: MSTTTSTTLPEQLIRTQRFTLGAPGQFTIAPDGATVLFVRSRGGADPVGCLWALDLEPAEGRDGVERLLVDPAELLGGAGEQLSEAERTRRERTRQFGRGITGYATDRAAALAVFTLSGELWTVDTATGAARRLPAEAPVVDPRPDPTGRRIAYLSGDTLRVIEADGTGDRAVAVPDGPAVSFGRPEHVAGESMDRHCGYWWAPDGERLLVARVDESMVALWYLADPARPELAPRAVRYPAAGTANAEVTLWLTELDGRRTEVRWDRAAFEYLTAAGWDAHGPFAAVQTRDQRTVRLLAIDPADGATAALDEQHDDCWVQLVGGLPARTAGGALLGFADRGDTRHLTVDGEPVTAPGLQLREVLSVDGDQVLFAASEEPTRVELWSWEPESGARRLTDEPGRHSGVRSGATLVHTARSLARPGSRTRVLRPGRPAVEIASHAEAPALALRVESAAVGPRGLRTQLFLPSWHREGDGPLPVLLDPYAGPALQKVVDDGAWWALVSQWFAEQGFAVLVTDGAGVSGRGPAWEREVYGDSVGPALDDQVAALHATAERRPGLLDLDRVGIRGWSFSGTLAAAAVLRRPDVFHAAVAGAGNHDQRLYDTHWRERFLGHPDEHPDWYDRSSLLLDAPKLRRPLLLVHGMVDDNVLAANTLRLSAALLAAGRPHEVLPLSGATHAVTSAELLGHQLAFLRRHL; encoded by the coding sequence ATGTCGACTACCACCAGCACCACGCTGCCCGAACAGCTCATCCGCACCCAGCGGTTCACGCTCGGCGCCCCGGGCCAGTTCACCATCGCCCCGGACGGCGCCACCGTGCTCTTCGTGCGCAGCCGCGGCGGCGCCGACCCGGTCGGCTGCCTCTGGGCGCTCGACCTTGAGCCGGCCGAGGGCCGCGATGGCGTCGAGCGGCTGCTGGTCGACCCGGCCGAACTGCTCGGCGGCGCCGGCGAGCAGCTCTCCGAGGCCGAGCGGACCCGCCGGGAGCGCACCCGGCAGTTCGGCCGGGGCATCACCGGCTATGCCACCGACCGGGCCGCCGCGCTGGCCGTCTTCACACTCTCCGGTGAGCTGTGGACGGTGGACACCGCCACCGGAGCGGCCCGCCGGCTGCCGGCCGAGGCCCCGGTGGTCGACCCGCGCCCGGACCCGACCGGCCGCCGGATCGCCTACCTGAGCGGCGACACCCTGCGGGTGATCGAGGCCGACGGCACCGGCGACCGCGCGGTGGCCGTGCCGGACGGGCCCGCCGTCTCCTTCGGGCGCCCCGAGCACGTGGCCGGCGAGTCGATGGACCGCCACTGCGGCTACTGGTGGGCTCCGGACGGTGAACGACTGCTGGTCGCCCGGGTCGACGAGTCGATGGTGGCGCTCTGGTACCTGGCCGACCCGGCCCGCCCCGAGCTGGCGCCACGCGCCGTCCGCTACCCGGCGGCCGGCACCGCCAACGCCGAGGTGACCCTCTGGCTCACCGAGCTGGACGGCCGGCGCACCGAAGTGCGGTGGGACCGCGCCGCCTTCGAGTACCTGACCGCCGCCGGCTGGGACGCACACGGCCCGTTCGCCGCGGTGCAGACCCGCGACCAGCGCACCGTGCGGCTGCTGGCGATCGACCCGGCCGACGGTGCCACCGCCGCGCTGGACGAGCAGCACGACGACTGCTGGGTGCAGTTGGTGGGCGGCCTGCCCGCGCGGACCGCGGGTGGCGCGCTGCTCGGGTTCGCCGACCGGGGCGACACCCGGCACCTCACCGTCGACGGCGAGCCGGTCACCGCCCCCGGGCTGCAACTGCGCGAGGTGCTGTCGGTCGACGGGGACCAGGTGCTCTTCGCGGCCTCCGAGGAGCCGACCCGGGTCGAACTGTGGAGCTGGGAGCCGGAGTCGGGCGCTCGGCGGCTGACCGACGAGCCGGGGCGGCACAGCGGCGTGCGCAGCGGGGCCACCCTGGTGCACACCGCCCGCTCGCTGGCCCGGCCCGGCAGCCGCACCCGGGTGCTGCGCCCCGGCCGGCCGGCGGTCGAGATCGCCTCGCACGCCGAGGCGCCGGCGCTGGCGCTGCGCGTCGAGTCGGCCGCGGTCGGCCCGCGCGGGCTGCGCACCCAGCTCTTCCTGCCGTCCTGGCACCGGGAGGGCGACGGCCCGCTGCCGGTGCTGCTCGACCCCTACGCAGGGCCGGCGCTGCAGAAGGTGGTGGACGACGGCGCCTGGTGGGCGCTGGTCTCCCAGTGGTTCGCCGAGCAGGGGTTCGCGGTGCTGGTGACCGACGGCGCCGGGGTGTCGGGGCGCGGGCCGGCCTGGGAGCGCGAGGTGTACGGGGACAGCGTCGGCCCGGCGCTGGACGACCAGGTCGCCGCGCTGCACGCCACCGCCGAGCGCCGGCCGGGGCTGCTGGACCTGGACCGGGTCGGCATCCGCGGCTGGTCGTTCAGCGGCACCCTGGCGGCCGCGGCGGTGCTGCGCCGCCCGGATGTCTTCCACGCGGCGGTGGCCGGCGCCGGGAACCACGACCAGCGGCTGTACGACACCCACTGGCGGGAACGTTTCCTCGGCCACCCGGACGAGCACCCCGACTGGTACGACCGCAGCTCGCTGCTGCTGGACGCGCCGAAGCTGCGCCGCCCGCTGCTGCTGGTGCACGGGATGGTCGACGACAACGTGCTGGCCGCCAACACGCTGCGGCTCTCGGCCGCCCTGCTCGCGGCCGGCCGCCCGCACGAGGTGCTGCCGCTCAGCGGCGCCACCCACGCGGTGACCAGCGCCGAGCTGCTGGGGCACCAGCTGGCGTTCCTGCGGCGGCACCTCTGA
- a CDS encoding RNA polymerase sigma factor yields the protein METDRYRDLAVRARTDDTTARQELLGEHLPLVYNIVGRALNGHPDTDDVVQETMLRAVDGLPALRDPAAFRSWLVAIAMNQVRQRHRAQQARQADGLDEVRELPDPAGDFAELTIVRLGLSGQRREVAEATRWLDAADREVLALWWQEAAGELTRAELATALELSPQHTAVRVQRVKERLDGARTAVRALAAQPGCPALAELTAGWDGTPVPLWRKRITRHVRDCADCQEPARGLVPAEGCWRGWRCCRCRAGSRPCRRRPRCRTRPARRTRLTR from the coding sequence GTGGAGACGGACAGGTACCGCGACCTGGCGGTGCGGGCGCGGACGGATGACACGACGGCTCGTCAGGAGTTGCTCGGCGAGCACCTGCCGCTGGTCTACAACATCGTCGGCCGGGCGCTGAACGGGCACCCGGACACCGACGACGTGGTGCAGGAGACGATGCTGCGCGCGGTGGACGGACTGCCCGCGCTGCGCGACCCGGCCGCCTTCCGCAGCTGGCTGGTGGCGATCGCGATGAACCAGGTGCGCCAGCGCCACCGCGCCCAGCAGGCCCGCCAGGCCGACGGGCTGGACGAGGTGCGCGAACTTCCCGATCCGGCCGGTGACTTCGCCGAGCTGACCATCGTGCGCCTCGGCCTGTCCGGGCAGCGCCGGGAGGTGGCCGAGGCGACCCGCTGGCTGGACGCGGCCGACCGCGAGGTGCTGGCGCTCTGGTGGCAGGAGGCGGCCGGCGAGCTGACCAGGGCCGAGCTGGCGACGGCGCTGGAGCTGAGCCCGCAGCACACCGCGGTCCGGGTGCAGCGGGTCAAGGAGCGCCTCGACGGCGCCCGGACCGCGGTGCGGGCGCTGGCCGCGCAGCCGGGCTGCCCGGCGCTGGCCGAGCTGACGGCGGGTTGGGACGGGACCCCGGTGCCGCTGTGGCGCAAGCGGATCACCCGGCACGTCCGCGACTGCGCCGACTGCCAGGAACCGGCCCGCGGCCTGGTGCCCGCCGAGGGCTGCTGGCGGGGCTGGCGCTGCTGCCGCTGCCGCGCCGGTTCCCGGCCGTGCCGACGGCGGCCCAGGTGCCGAACACGGCCGGCGCGCCGAACACGGCTGACGCGCTGA
- a CDS encoding DedA family protein, which yields MTPAPSGGELPGPLAALAPFLEHYGYLAVGLLVLLDNAAIPVPGQTVLILAAVYAGAGRLSLAGVVAIALLAAVLGGCAGYLLGRYGGRALVHRYGRYVALTEDRQHKAEAFFNRNGGKVVLIARFVDGLRQTYGIIAGTTEMAWRRFMLWNVLGAVLWVGAWSTAGYLAGGNINEVYRQALRYQLFLLIALVVLVLAWLLRRLLRRRRAAHERQR from the coding sequence ATGACTCCGGCCCCGTCCGGCGGCGAGCTGCCCGGCCCACTGGCCGCGCTGGCACCGTTCCTGGAGCACTACGGCTATCTGGCGGTCGGCCTGCTGGTGCTGCTGGACAACGCGGCGATCCCGGTGCCGGGCCAGACGGTGCTGATCCTGGCCGCCGTCTACGCCGGGGCCGGGCGGCTCTCACTGGCCGGGGTGGTGGCGATCGCGCTGCTGGCGGCGGTGCTCGGCGGCTGCGCCGGCTACCTGCTCGGCCGCTACGGCGGCCGGGCCCTGGTGCACCGCTACGGCCGCTACGTCGCGCTGACCGAGGACCGGCAGCACAAGGCGGAGGCGTTCTTCAACCGCAACGGCGGCAAGGTGGTGCTGATCGCCCGGTTCGTCGACGGGCTGCGCCAGACCTACGGGATCATCGCCGGCACCACCGAGATGGCCTGGCGGCGGTTCATGCTCTGGAACGTGCTCGGCGCCGTGCTCTGGGTCGGGGCCTGGAGCACGGCCGGCTACCTGGCGGGCGGCAACATCAACGAGGTCTACCGGCAGGCGCTGCGGTACCAGCTCTTCCTGCTGATCGCCCTGGTCGTCCTGGTGCTGGCCTGGCTGCTCCGCCGACTGCTGCGCCGACGCCGCGCCGCGCACGAGCGCCAGCGCTGA
- a CDS encoding transglycosylase domain-containing protein, producing the protein MSSSRFGTFIQKSGFAAKLVGASAAAGVLTAGIAVPAVGGLGLTAKSAVDDFQNLPDDFKAPPLSQASTIYDANGGVIATVWDRDRTVVPSDQISPLMKSALVDIEDNRFYQHGAIDVKGVLRAVGNNAGGGGTQGASTLTQQYVKNVFVEEAGDDQQAVLAAQAQTVGRKLKEMKYAIKVEETLSKDQILTNYLNITFFGEQAYGIEAASERYFSVHAKDLTLPQAALLAGLVQSPSGYDPVANPKAAKERRDTVLKKMAQYGTISQDQADQAINTPVQLNVSRPQQGCITAQQGEGFFCDYVKNQVLNDPAFGTSSEARAALWKRGGLQIHTTLDPKAQAALQSSVTSHVYATDKAATATTVVQPGTGKIVAMGQSRPYGVNANQTQINYNVEKSMGGGIGFPTGSTFKPIVAAAALENGITPSQSYASPYSEPWPVMTDCNGGRYTQPSTGTVHNDSTSLVGPFTMGPAMAASVNTYFASLEGDVGLCNVAQMTNKLGITQQAGGDKLAVTPAMALGSNALTPLEMANVYATFAAHGTYCTPTAITDATGPDGKPISVPQSQCSQVMSTQTADQITTMLKGVVQDGTGSPAGLSDRDSAGKTGTTNDSKQVWFVGYTPELSGATVVTDTDNPRPLDGQSIGGTVVGQAFGGTLAGPIWRDTMSGALQGTSPTPFTTVPLQ; encoded by the coding sequence ATGTCTTCGTCGCGTTTTGGCACCTTCATCCAGAAAAGCGGCTTTGCTGCCAAGCTCGTCGGCGCAAGCGCGGCCGCCGGAGTACTCACGGCCGGGATCGCGGTCCCAGCCGTCGGCGGGCTCGGGCTGACCGCCAAGAGCGCCGTCGACGACTTCCAGAACCTGCCGGACGACTTCAAGGCGCCGCCGCTCAGCCAGGCGTCGACGATCTACGACGCCAACGGCGGCGTGATCGCCACCGTCTGGGACCGGGACCGGACCGTGGTGCCCAGTGATCAGATATCCCCGCTGATGAAGTCCGCGCTGGTGGACATCGAGGACAACCGCTTCTACCAGCACGGCGCGATCGATGTGAAGGGCGTCCTCCGCGCGGTCGGCAACAACGCGGGCGGCGGCGGCACCCAGGGTGCTTCCACACTGACCCAGCAGTACGTGAAGAACGTCTTCGTCGAGGAGGCCGGCGACGACCAGCAGGCGGTGCTGGCGGCCCAGGCCCAGACGGTCGGGCGCAAGCTCAAGGAGATGAAGTACGCGATCAAGGTCGAGGAGACCTTGAGCAAGGACCAGATCCTGACCAACTACCTGAACATCACCTTCTTCGGTGAGCAGGCCTACGGGATCGAGGCGGCGTCCGAGCGGTACTTCAGCGTCCACGCCAAGGACCTCACGCTGCCGCAGGCCGCGCTGCTGGCCGGCCTGGTGCAGTCGCCCAGCGGCTACGACCCGGTGGCCAACCCCAAGGCGGCCAAGGAACGCCGCGACACCGTGCTGAAGAAGATGGCGCAGTACGGCACCATCAGCCAGGACCAGGCCGACCAGGCGATCAACACCCCGGTCCAGCTGAACGTCAGCCGCCCGCAGCAGGGTTGCATCACCGCCCAGCAGGGCGAGGGGTTCTTCTGCGACTACGTGAAGAACCAGGTGCTCAACGACCCTGCCTTCGGCACCAGCTCGGAGGCCCGCGCCGCGCTCTGGAAGCGCGGCGGTCTGCAGATCCACACCACCCTGGACCCGAAGGCCCAGGCGGCCCTGCAGTCCTCGGTGACCAGCCACGTCTACGCCACCGACAAGGCGGCCACCGCGACGACCGTGGTGCAGCCCGGCACCGGCAAGATCGTCGCGATGGGCCAGAGCCGCCCGTACGGCGTGAACGCCAACCAGACGCAGATCAACTACAACGTCGAGAAGTCGATGGGCGGCGGCATCGGCTTCCCCACCGGTTCGACCTTCAAGCCGATCGTGGCGGCGGCCGCGCTGGAGAACGGCATCACGCCGTCGCAGTCCTACGCCTCGCCGTACAGCGAGCCCTGGCCGGTGATGACGGACTGCAACGGCGGCCGCTACACGCAGCCCAGCACCGGCACGGTGCACAACGACAGCACCTCGCTGGTCGGCCCGTTCACCATGGGCCCGGCGATGGCGGCCTCGGTCAACACCTACTTCGCCTCGCTGGAGGGCGACGTGGGCCTGTGCAACGTGGCGCAGATGACCAACAAGCTCGGCATCACCCAGCAGGCCGGCGGCGACAAGCTGGCCGTCACCCCGGCGATGGCGCTCGGCTCCAACGCGCTGACCCCGCTGGAGATGGCCAACGTCTACGCGACCTTCGCCGCCCACGGCACCTACTGCACCCCCACCGCCATCACCGACGCGACCGGCCCCGACGGCAAGCCGATCAGCGTGCCGCAGAGCCAGTGCAGCCAGGTGATGTCGACGCAGACCGCCGACCAGATCACCACCATGCTCAAGGGCGTGGTGCAGGACGGCACCGGTAGCCCCGCCGGCCTGAGCGACCGGGACAGCGCGGGCAAGACCGGTACCACCAACGACAGCAAGCAGGTCTGGTTCGTGGGCTACACGCCCGAGCTGTCCGGTGCCACCGTGGTGACCGACACCGACAACCCGCGCCCGCTGGACGGCCAGAGCATCGGCGGTACGGTCGTCGGCCAGGCCTTCGGCGGCACCCTGGCCGGCCCGATCTGGCGCGACACCATGAGCGGTGCCCTGCAGGGCACCAGCCCGACGCCGTTCACCACCGTGCCGCTGCAGTAA
- a CDS encoding CAP domain-containing protein, which translates to MPNTAGAPNTADALSTARVPSAADAPTTAVRPARHRTGGRGTGSSAAGGLSRVRARARARTRRRRQAATVVGALLVLVAAGMVWDGIGGPDGTGSRQADARDPGLSAAIPGTAGLLLDALAGTSPSPSPSTAPPSASPSPSDSSSPSPSDSPTPSHSAAPTPSRTSAAPQPSSAPPAPTQPGPGGLPAPAPGQTAFITQVIKLVNVQRAQNGCGPVTANGQLQQAAQRQSDDMAARQFFDHTNPDGAGPQQRIEATGYQWSTWGENIARGQSDPASVMDSWMNSPGHRANILNCAFKQLGVGVHMGPNGPWWTQDFGTPA; encoded by the coding sequence GTGCCGAACACGGCCGGCGCGCCGAACACGGCTGACGCGCTGAGCACGGCCCGGGTGCCGAGCGCGGCTGACGCGCCCACCACGGCGGTCCGTCCGGCGCGGCACCGGACAGGTGGCCGCGGCACCGGGTCGTCGGCTGCCGGGGGCCTCTCCCGGGTGCGGGCCCGGGCGCGGGCGCGCACCCGGCGGCGCCGCCAGGCCGCCACCGTGGTCGGCGCGCTGCTGGTGCTGGTCGCGGCCGGCATGGTCTGGGACGGCATCGGCGGCCCGGACGGCACCGGCTCCCGGCAGGCCGACGCACGGGACCCCGGGCTCTCGGCGGCGATCCCCGGCACCGCGGGCCTGCTGCTCGACGCGCTGGCCGGCACTTCGCCGTCGCCCTCGCCCAGCACCGCGCCGCCCAGCGCCTCGCCCTCGCCGTCCGACTCCAGCTCGCCCTCCCCGTCCGACTCACCGACCCCCTCGCACTCGGCCGCGCCCACGCCGTCGCGGACCAGCGCCGCTCCCCAGCCGAGCAGCGCACCGCCCGCCCCCACGCAGCCCGGCCCGGGCGGCCTCCCGGCCCCGGCCCCCGGGCAGACGGCCTTCATCACCCAGGTGATCAAGCTTGTGAATGTGCAGCGGGCCCAGAACGGCTGCGGCCCGGTCACCGCCAACGGCCAGTTGCAGCAGGCCGCCCAGCGCCAGTCGGACGACATGGCGGCCCGCCAGTTCTTCGACCACACCAACCCGGACGGCGCCGGCCCGCAGCAGCGGATCGAGGCGACCGGCTACCAGTGGAGCACCTGGGGCGAGAACATCGCCCGCGGCCAGTCGGATCCGGCGTCCGTGATGGACAGCTGGATGAACAGCCCGGGGCACCGCGCGAACATACTGAACTGCGCGTTCAAGCAGCTGGGCGTGGGCGTGCACATGGGCCCAAACGGCCCGTGGTGGACCCAGGACTTCGGCACTCCGGCGTAA